The DNA sequence GTACGGACGGGTCGTGGGACACCACCCGGCGCACCGGCCGCGCCCAGAGGAGGTCGACCGGCGCGCCCGTGCGCGGGGGCTCGGCGAGGTGGAGGGTGGCGCGCCGGCCCTGCCGGTGGACGAGGACGGCGGCGGGGGCGGTCACGGTGAGGGTGCCCACAGTGCCGGGGCGCCAGAAGGCGGCGGCGGTGAGGGCGGGCGTAGCGAGACGTACCGCCTGGACGTCCGCGGTGTTGGCGAGGACGGTCAGCCGGCCGTGGTCGGCGGCGCGCGCGGCGACGGCGGCCCGGCTCGCGCCGGGCATCAGCAGGTGGACGAGGGCGGCGCCTTCGGGGTCGGTGCCGTGCGGGTGCCAGAGGGTGAGGTAGCGGCGGGTGAGCGGGCGGGTGGAGCCGCCGGTGTTGACGTCCCGCCAGGTGCCGGTGCGGTGGTCGTCCAGGACGCGCACGGGCGCGCCGCCGGGGAGCACCCAGCCGCCGTGCCCCTCCAGGTGCAGCCAGTGGGCCCGGGGGAAGAAGGCGTCCCCCGTGCGGTACGCGCCGTCCACGGTGAGCCGGGGCGGGCCGGTGAGCCGCCGGTTGTCGAGCACGGTCTCGACGGGTGTGCCGTCGCGGGCGGTGACGCCGGCGGTGAGGCAGACGACTGCGTCGTCCGCGCACACCCAGGTCCTGCGCGCCTCCAGGGTGGAGCCGAGCCCCTTGAGGTGCTGGCCGAGGAGCGCGTACGTGCCGTCGGTGACGCCGCCGACCCAGCGGGCGTCGGGTCTCGGCTTGCCCCAGGCGCCGCCCTCGCCGTCGGCGAGGCGCTTGGCGGAGGCGGTGATGCCGGGGAGGCGGTAGGGGTCGACGGTGGCCCAGAACCCGTCGCCGTACTGGTCCTCGCCGCCGGGCCCCCACCAGAGGAGCATCCCGGCGCCGGTGTGCCAGCCGCGCGGGTTCTCGCCGTTGCCGTTCTCGTAGTGGGCGACGCGGTCGGAGGCCATGGCGAGGGCGGCGGTCCAGCCGGGGCGGCGGTGCACGGCCCGGTCCATGGCGGGGAACAGCCGGTGCCCGGCGGGCTCGGGTACGGCGGGTTCCGGTCCGGCGAGGACGGCCGCGAGCCGGGCCAGGTCGGCGGTGTCGAACTGGGGGTCGGCGAGGAGCGGGGCGGCCGGGTCGCGGGCGGCCCAGCCCTTGATCAGGCCGTGCCACCGGGCGCGCGCGGCGGCGGGCGCGCCCCCGGCGAGCAGGGCGATGGCCGCGACGAGGGCGTGGCCGCGCCGCCGGTCGCTCTGCGGCGGCCCGCCGTCGTCGGTCAGGCCCCGGCTGACGGCGCGGCCGGAGACGGTGTCCGCCACCAGCCCGTGGTGGATCAGCGGGACGAACGCCCGGTCTACGGCGTCGTGGACGAAGCGGCGGCTGGCGTCGGCGATGTCCCAGGCGGAGCCGCGCAGCAGGGCGAGGAGCCGGGCTAGGCCGTCGAGCAGCACCCAGCCGTAGGTGCCGGTGTAGGGGACGGCGGTGTGCTGGAGGAACGATCCGTCGGCGTACAGCCCGTCGCCGTGGTCGACGTGGGCGAGGACCGGGGTCAGCGCGTCGCGGGCGAGGGCGAGCTTCGCCGGCGCCTCCCCCAGGACGCCGCGGAGGGCGACGACGCGGCAGAGGTCGACGCGGTTGGCGCCGGTGCTGGTGCCGGTGTAGGCACCGAGCAGCGTGTCCGGGACGAAGTGGTCGACCGCCGCGAGCGCGTCGGCGCGGCGGGCGGGTCCGGCCTCCGCGTACAGCAGGGCGAGGGTGTCGAGCAGCAGGCGGGGGGTGCCGATCTGCCACTCCCACCAGTTGCCGTACCGCTCGGTGCCCGGGTGGTAGACGGTCCGGCGGACGTGGTCCAGGCCGGCGAGGACGTCGGCGGCGAGCGCCGCGTCGCCGGTGAGCCCGGTGCCGGGCTGGACGTAGGCGCGGGCCATGACGTGCAGCCGGGCGTGGCTGAGGGTGATGCCGGCGGGCGGATCAAAGGGGGCGTCGGGCCAGAGCGACCCGGGGGCGGGCCGCATCCGGGCCCGGTGGGCGTGCGCGGTCGCGCCGGTGCGGCGCAGGACCGCGCGGTACGGCTCGGCGGCCGGGTCGAGGCCGGTGCCGAGGAGGAGGTCACGCCAGCGGTGGCGGAGGGGAGTGAAGGGGTCACCGGGGGCGGGCGGGGCCCCCGCGACGGGGGCGGCGAGCGCCGTGGCGAGGAAGGCGCGGCGGGTCCAGGGTGGAGGCATGGTGGTCCTCACGGTGCGGGCGGGCTGCGCGGGACGGCCCACACGGTGCCAGGGCCCGGCGGGGCGGCGCAATGAGGCGGGTGCGAGCGCCGTCCGTTCCGCGCCGCTCCCCCGCCCCCCTGCGGCCAAGCCCGGCGCCCCGGCCCGGCGCCCCGGCCCGGCGCCCCGGCCCGGCGACCCGGCCCGGCGGCCCGGCCGGAATCGGCCTCCCGGCGCGTCGGCCCGGGCGCGGAGAATCCCGCCGGGGACCCCCCGATTAAGTTGAAAGCTGAACCAACCCGCAGTACGTTGGACACGGATCGAGCGATCGATCCGATCGACCCACCCCGCCGGCCCCGCCCGGCCGGCCGTCGACCCGCGAGGAGAACGCCATGGGCCCCTTCACCCGCAAGCCCGTCTCCGACACCGACGCCCCCGAGACCCCGGCCGCCACGAACCCCGCACTGGCCGCCCTCACCGGCGACTGGACCATCGACCCCGTCCACAGCACCCTCGGCTTCATGGTGCGCCACGCCATGGTCACCA is a window from the Streptomyces mobaraensis genome containing:
- a CDS encoding polysaccharide lyase 8 family protein; its protein translation is MPPPWTRRAFLATALAAPVAGAPPAPGDPFTPLRHRWRDLLLGTGLDPAAEPYRAVLRRTGATAHAHRARMRPAPGSLWPDAPFDPPAGITLSHARLHVMARAYVQPGTGLTGDAALAADVLAGLDHVRRTVYHPGTERYGNWWEWQIGTPRLLLDTLALLYAEAGPARRADALAAVDHFVPDTLLGAYTGTSTGANRVDLCRVVALRGVLGEAPAKLALARDALTPVLAHVDHGDGLYADGSFLQHTAVPYTGTYGWVLLDGLARLLALLRGSAWDIADASRRFVHDAVDRAFVPLIHHGLVADTVSGRAVSRGLTDDGGPPQSDRRRGHALVAAIALLAGGAPAAARARWHGLIKGWAARDPAAPLLADPQFDTADLARLAAVLAGPEPAVPEPAGHRLFPAMDRAVHRRPGWTAALAMASDRVAHYENGNGENPRGWHTGAGMLLWWGPGGEDQYGDGFWATVDPYRLPGITASAKRLADGEGGAWGKPRPDARWVGGVTDGTYALLGQHLKGLGSTLEARRTWVCADDAVVCLTAGVTARDGTPVETVLDNRRLTGPPRLTVDGAYRTGDAFFPRAHWLHLEGHGGWVLPGGAPVRVLDDHRTGTWRDVNTGGSTRPLTRRYLTLWHPHGTDPEGAALVHLLMPGASRAAVAARAADHGRLTVLANTADVQAVRLATPALTAAAFWRPGTVGTLTVTAPAAVLVHRQGRRATLHLAEPPRTGAPVDLLWARPVRRVVSHDPSVQVRATGPGLRLRIRPGTRCLPHRCEVETG